The genomic stretch ttgaGTGCTTTTAGGATTACACTGTGGGGGAAGGTTGCATTTTTAAGTGTCAGCTTATTAGTTGCTACACTTACCACTTCTGACTTCTCTCTAGCCTTGAGAGAAGTCCTGTGGAAACTGATGAACGTTTCAGTTGAGTGTGTTCTTGAAGCCTGGGACCAGCCAAGATGACAGTCATTTGGGCACTTGAGCAGAGGAGTGGTGAAAAGCTGAGCAGTTGACCATCTGCTTGGCTGTTACTAGCTGGGGATGGATGCAGTTTCCTGTCTGGATTCCTGCCAGCCAGAGTCAGTGGCGGTGTTAGTAGGGAATAATAGGTGGGGACAGTTGACTGCAGGcatttgcataatttttatcttctcaGTTTGGCTAAGTGGGCATAGAAATATGTCTGTTGTAAACTCTAGTGGTTAAATGAGAACAGGACTTAATCCTGGACACTACAGGGCTGAAGAGTTGTAAACCTAGAATGGGTAGTCTAGTacttacaaagcaaaataacttgTGTAAGTGGtggtttgttgctttttctctgctactTGATCTCTAGTATTAAACTGCCCAATTGGTCTTATGACTAACACAAAATCTAATGCTTTGCCAACAGTGAAATCTTTGCTactctttgaaataaaagacTAGTTCGGTCACTGATGATACTGTGCTTGTTCCCTCAATGTTGGGAGGACTTGacattaagcaaaaaaaattgttaccTCTTCCAATGTGACTTGAGCATTCCTAGTGTCACACCTGACATCTTCTAGAGAACAAATGTATCCTCATTTGGCAATGGCtttagctttgttttaattcctGAAAGGCAAGTGAAGTATGTGGTCACTCTCAGCTTTTAATAGTCTTATCATGGAAGGTGGATGTTCATTCTGCTTTAACAGCTCTAACTAAACTTAGAGTTCATAGTTTGTATATTTAAATTGAATGTTATGCTGTTGGATTCTGCTGGAACTTAAATTTGGGTAACTTAAATTGAGGAAAGAATTGGTTGCTTTTGGCCAACTACATGGTGTTTGTGAAGCTGGACAGTGGAATCAAACCTTTGACTTTAAAGATGATAGGGGATGATGGCTCTGGTGGACAGCAGGCTATTAACTACCATCTGCGCGTTACTTGAGTCACTCAACCAAACCATGAGGCTTGCAGTTAATTGTGAAGCATGATTTTCATCTTAGCTAGACCACAAAGGGCTGAAGTAGGACTGTTAGTCTAGGTGATAGTCACACTTAATACCCCAGAGTAACTTCCTAGGAAAGAGCAGTTCTGCACAAAAATGCTGTGTTCAGAGCATCTACATCACAATTCCCTTACCAAGTAAATTAAGTAAATTGTGAGAGTGTCTAAACTGGATAGAGAAGCTTGGAGTTGTAGGTGACTTCCCTAGTAGTGAGTTAATTGACCCTTCTCAAACATGGTAATATACTAGCTATAAGGAACTTGATTCTTGATAGTGTTTTTCATTaagtgacaattttttttttcttctgcagtgactATTTATTCAAGCTGCTTCTGATTGGAGACTCCGGTGTTGGGAAATCTTGCCTTCTACTTAGGTTTGCAGTAAGTGATCGTGCTTGAAAACTTTATGTAAAAAAGCTACCAGGTACTTAGCAAGAACTTCTCTGCTACAACAGCTACTTGAAAGGACTGATGTCTGTCAAGTCTGGTATACCAAGGAATAATTAAAGTATGGCAAAACCCTCCTGtcttctgcatttgtttctaGCTGGTGTATTTGAGTAATATGGAAAGAAGTAATATCAAGAATATGTCCAGTGAAGTTTAATTCTCATTTTCCTGTTACTGGAGAACAAGATATCTTAATGTCCATCATGACACTAGTGTTAGAACACTGAAGATGGAAGAACATACTTGAATTCTGGGGGGTGTGCCTTCAATTATGAAGAGTACAAATGTGTCAGGGCAAGACCTTGATCAGTTACTACTTGATCTGAATATTTTCAGCCAAATGAAGTTTGATATCTTCATTGAAAAGGCCTACCAATTGCTTAGCCAGAGGGGgaagtaatttaaataatattctAGGAATAATAAGGCCTTATGCTTCCTTTAGTGAATGAGTGTATAATAAGTGTTAAAATTGCTGGTGAGCTTCTGTGGCTGAAACTCTAGTTTTCTTGTCAACAGGAAAAGGTAAAATGGTTTTGACAGCTCTGAGTAGAAAAAGCTGGAATCCGGTGAACTCCTTACCTATATCTATGCCAAAGTGCAGCTTTATGTTGCCATGGGAGGataggaagggagggagaatgTGGGGCATTAGTTCAGAAACTAGAGTCTGATACTACTGCAAGATGAGGGCAGCAGTTTCACAGCCTAAACAATTGCTCTGGGCACCTCTGGAAAGAGCCTGTTGTGTTTAATGTTATTAATATGAAATGGTGCTCTGGTGTGTACAAATAGCATCACCTAAGTTAAAGCTGTTAAAACTGTTGTTTGTGCAGTATTAGCACAGGGAGACAGTATGGGCCCTAGGAAGATGTAACGTGCTCTGCTCACAGAACTGGTGGAGGCAGTGGATTGGAAGTGACACCAAGGCTGGAGCAGTACTCCCAGATCAGTCTAGCCTGCTTCTCTTGCAGATACTTCTGAATTAAATTTTGGCTTCATGTGAATAAtcccaacttttcttttttgatagcCAGCTTAAGTTTGTGCTTGGTTATCTGGTGTTTCTTCAACTAAGAAAGTCAagtttctaaaggaaaaagctACTAAGTAAGCTATTTTACCCTGACATAAGGAATTACCACAGCATTCACTTACCTGTGTTCTTCCTGCTATAGGTTGAAAGGCATAAGGCTTTTCAAACATACCCTTCTGAGTATTGAAAtgtgaaggaaataaatgtCATGTAATTCTAAAAGCCTTAATGCTTTATTCTTACTTGCATCTGTTCCCTCAGGCAGATGTATTACCTAAGGTGCCTTCCATTCACAACTCAAAGAAACCCCTTGCTTTTTTGATAGCTGTTGGTTGCATAAAGCCTTTTGTGGTATATTTTACATGAAGTTCTATCCTACTGGTACTTTAGGAATAGAAAGTTCCTTCATGCTGGCAAGCTAACAATCACTAGAAGGTAGCAAAGACTGATGCAAGCACTTCCTGTGTATCTTAAGGCCTGCTGGAGACTCTGCAGTCAGCTCTATGCAAGCTGCTAAACcagtgctgtgttttccttcctgtatTTACACagactgcagagcagaggaCTTAACACAAGTACCCAAGCTGTAACTCTAAACTGCCTTGGCAACCAGCTGTGGCAGCAGAGGATCTGAAATTCAGATGGAGTGTGACTGAGGCAAAGACTCTGACTTGTAGGTAGCTGCTGtgtaaaacagatgaaaaaccatcaaaggaagataaaaatctGAGGCATTTTAATAACTATAATGGTTTTTCTAAGTAGCTCTGCAGTCTGCCAACATGAGCAAagactggtttttttaaactacagttCAAAAGGACTTAACATTACAGGATTtccagaaaagaggctttttGACTAGTTTTTGGAACATAAATCTTGTTGTTTgaggtgcttttaaaaaaactgcagaattttGGAGAAGTAAATACTCAGTGAAAATACCTAGCTACCTATTGGACTTTGCCATGAAAAATCAGACTGTTTTTGCTAGGGAAGTAAGTACCTTTGCCTGGTGCCTACCTGTTGCATAATAAAGTAGGTGACTGCAGAAGAGGTGCAGCTGGCTTGACTTATGTTCACTCTTTCTCCTAGGATGACACGTACACAGAAAGTTACATCAGCACGATTGGTGTGGACTTCAAAATCAGAACTATAGAACTAGATGGGAAAACAATCAAGCTTCAGATAGTAAGTAGTATTTCTCAACTCCTGGGTACTTTAATCTGTTGAAGCACAGAATTATATTCATAAGGATTGCTAGTTACCTTTGTACTTTAATCATTAAAATATAAGTGGTATCTTCCCTGTTAGAAGGAAGGCTAGGCAGTTTTTACAGGATTACAAGACTTCCCATGACCTGTCCTCAAAGGATGCTTATCAAGGCTGTTTGCCTGAAAGAGGAAATAACCTGTTATAAATTTACTttcctgggaagaaaagaaagcttaagTATTTAAAAGGCACTATGGGCTGTGAGCTGAAGAAGGGTAGAATGCTGTGCTGGAGTGCTCCTGTATCAAAACTGGTGTAGTTCTGCAGTATGTAGCAAGGATTTGTGTAAGTGCAGGAATGTCACACAGTTGTCAAAGATGCCTGAATTCTGTAGCAGCTGTTAATAGCAGACTGCACTGTCTAGTGCTGGGAACTCTGCTTTTGTTGACCTGAATGGGAAAACTGACACGACTGCTTGTAACTGGCCTGTCTGCCTTAGCACTGGGTAGTGTTTTCTGGTTATGCTTTTGGCCTTTCACTTGGAATAAGCAGGGGAAGAGACTTGGCAGTTCTTTCCTCTAATCTTGAAGCACTCTGAAAGGGTGACTGGTGTAATGAAATCTAATATCTATGCAAGGTCATGCAATCCTTGTCAGCCACTGCTTCCAGCTCAAGCAGAGGCTCTTGGGACTTGAAGGCAGTGACTCAGGGATTCCAGGTTGTGTTGTGGAGCAGGCATCCAGTTTACGGCCAGAAGCCTAAGCCTGAGCCTCTGGACTCTAATGTAGCTGTCCTGAGTCCAGAGCAGCCCACTAAgaatgctgttgctgctgaaaTCTGTCTGCGAGTCTCACTATTTTTAATGTGCAGCTAGCCCTATTCTTGACATGGCTCCAGGGAGAGGAATGTTTGGGTGAGTGCTGTTCCTGTCCTGGTGTGGGGAGAGGTCAAGCACCTAATGTCCCTCCTTAACTTTCCCACCAGGAGAATGGAACCAGGTTTGGTTTGAGTTGTTGCAATTCATCCTCTGAAGAGGATGTTGCCTTTAAATACCTTTGCTGCAGCTCTTGTACTAAGGAAGTTGAAGCAGAGTGGTTATGTTAAAGACCCACATCTCTCTGGCCTTATTTCTAACAGGTTTTCAAGCCCTGGCTTATGTTTGTTCTTCTGCCACTGAACCATGGCTTCTTCATGGGTCAAAACTGCTTAATGTTTTCCTCAGTGAGATCTCTGGACTACAACTTGTCTGAAACTACACAAATGAGCAGTTCTAGAAAAGCACCTACTGAAGTGTAATTCTTCTCAGTTAAAATATCTTGATCTTATCAAATCCTGTTTGATGCATACAGTTTCACAGTCACTTTTGTAGGTGTGACTTGGATCTGTTTGTAGTCGGATGGCTGATGAGCTGAGCTGTATTTCTGGAAGCTAATGTGTCACTGGTACAGCTACATTGCAGTAACTGATCCTGTTATTTGCCTTGTAGTGGGACACGGCAGGACAGGAGAGGTTTCGAACTATCACTTCCAGTTACTATAGAGGTGCTCATGGCATCATAGTTGTGTATGATGTTACAGATCAGGTAAGTGTTAAACCTGTGCCTGGAGAGTTTCTCCAGGTGGAATACACTAGGCTGATAAGTAAATAAAACTGGGAATTTAATGACTTGGTGCTTCTTAAGGAGACAGTGACCATGTTCTTCAGGCTGTGTTAAGGTTTATCAGGCTAATGTATGTGTTAGTCTTTGGTTTGGAgctaaacacagaaataaaaggagcaGTGGGATCTGTGGGTCTAAAGCAATTGTATCTTAAGCTTAACCTAAAACTTGCTGGGCAGGTAGCTGATTGTTCTATGTGAATACTTCTCACCCTGCCTTTGGTAGCAGGAGGTCTGACTTACTGATGCAAGTTGTTGAAAGATTTCTGAATGTACTTAAACTTTGGTCTACAACAAAAACTggcatttgaaacaaaattgtCAGCATGTGTACAGGATACAGCTGAGccagtgttttctgtgaaagaatCTCTGAAGATTACTGGTGCAGTTGTCCTGTTTGAAGGGCTCTTATGAAGTGTAGTGTTTCCcaaattaatagaaaaagaaCAATGGGGTTCAATCACTAACTTGAATATCAGTTCAGCACAGCAGTTCTGCATTTCTGGAGTCAAAGGGTGTTCCAGCATACCTACAACAGTGTGGTTTGCATGTAATACCTGGTGCTTTGTAAATGCTTGGGATtcttctggtttcagctgtATGCCATGTCTTCTCTGctacaggaggaggaggaagagttcCAGATGGTAGAAGTTGTTGACTATTCAATTCAAGATacagagcagggaaaaataATGGGAGAGTGCAGCAAAGGAGGAAGGGCTGATTGTGTAGGGCTTGAAGCATGCACTAAGGAGCTGTATAGACCCTGTGTTGACTCACCTATACTGAGGCAATCAAGGGAGTACTGTAGCATTagagagttttctctcttgtGGCTGTGAATCACACTGATAGGTTAAGTATAGTGCTTCATATCCTTTCCGAGTCATCACTGAATAGTGCTGAGCTTTCCTCTTGGTTAAGGGTCTTGCTTACAATTCTTTTATCTCCTAGGAGTCTTTCAATAATGTAAAACAGTGGCTGCAGGAGATAGACCGTTATGCCAGTGAAAATGTCAACAAGTTGTTGGTGGGGAACAAATGTGATCTGACCACAAAGAAAGTAGTAGACTATACAACAGCAAAGGTATGTTGATACTGATGTGTATTTGCTTGGTTGAGCACCTAGTCTGGATTGCAATGCACTTGAGTGAGTTCTAGTGCAGGGAAATGTCTTGGTACACAGATGTCAAGGTGCCATGTCAATGATGCCTTGTGGTGCAAGTCATTATCAGACTGGAGTTTGGGAGTGGGGTGGTGGTCTATGAACTTGGGGTTTATCCAGTGGTGCACCAGGAAACAAGGTGAGGTATGAACCAGTGTATGAGCTTACTGTTTGCTGTTTCTTGATTTGCAGGAATTTGCAGATTCTCTTGGAATTCCATTTTTGGAAACCAGTGCAAAGAATGCCACAAATGTAGAACAGTCTTTCATGACCATGGCTGCTGAGATTAAAAAACGAATGGGTCCGGGAGCGACAGCTGGTGGTGCAGAGAAGTCCAATGTTAAAATTCAGAGCACTCCAGTCAAGCAGTCTAGTGGAGGTTGCTGCTAAAACTTGCCTCCCCCTTTTGTCTCACAACAATGAATTTGCAATCTGAacccaagtgaaaaaaaaattgcctgaaTTGTACTGTATGTAGCTGCACTACAACAGATTCTTACCGTCTCCACAAAGGTCAGAGATTGTAAATGGTCaatactgactttttttattcccttgaCTCAAGACAGCtaacttcattttcagaattgttttAAACCTTTGTGTGCTGGTTTATAAATGTGTAATCCTTGTTGCTTTTCCTGATACCAGACTGTTTCCTGTGGTTGGTTAggatgtatttttgttttgatgtttctATTGGCATGTTTAGATGTCAGGTTTAGTCTTCTGAAGATGAAGTTTAGCCATTTTGTATCAAACAGCACAACAGTGTCTGTCACTTTCCATGCATAAAATTTAG from Buteo buteo chromosome 9, bButBut1.hap1.1, whole genome shotgun sequence encodes the following:
- the RAB1A gene encoding LOW QUALITY PROTEIN: ras-related protein Rab-1A (The sequence of the model RefSeq protein was modified relative to this genomic sequence to represent the inferred CDS: deleted 5 bases in 3 codons); amino-acid sequence: MRRRRRRGRRESESPCGGRPPGGGGRRLLRGLAFPACPATGPRPCKRCSARGRPVSWLGSGSHFGLRASAEAAERAGRRRRGRPSRAPGEGGSLDACIRGAPASAAGGARPRPPPTTPQSALAVPRAAGPTDMSSMNPEYDYLFKLLLIGDSGVGKSCLLLRFADDTYTESYISTIGVDFKIRTIELDGKTIKLQIWDTAGQERFRTITSSYYRGAHGIIVVYDVTDQESFNNVKQWLQEIDRYASENVNKLLVGNKCDLTTKKVVDYTTAKEFADSLGIPFLETSAKNATNVEQSFMTMAAEIKKRMGPGATAGGAEKSNVKIQSTPVKQSSGGCC